One Pyrococcus furiosus DSM 3638 genomic window, ATATGTGTGGCTGAGAATAAATGCGCTCTCAACTACCATTGCGGGAACGTTGACTGTCTCTGCAACTTTGTATGCCATTAGGACACCGTCGTAAACTTCTTGGTTGTTTTCAGCGTAGAACTGCATCCACCCAGTGTCTCTTTGTGAGAGAGAATCAGTTTGATCATCCCACACACTCCAAGGTGGAGCCATTGCTCTGTTTACATCAACCATAACAATTGGAAGCCTTGCTCCAGCAGCCCAATGAAGCATTTCATGCATTAGAGCTAATCCCTGAGCAGAAGTTGCAGTAAATGTTCTAGCTCCAGTAGCCGATGCGCCTATACAAGCTGCCATAGCAGAGTGCTCGCTTTCGACGGGTATATATTGAATGTCAGCCTCACCATTGGCTATAAACTCTGCAATTTTTTCAATGATGCTGGTTTGAGGGGTAATAGGATAAGCGGCAACAACTTGAACTCTCGCATGAAGGGCTGCATAAGCTGCAGCATAGTTGCCACTCACAACTTTTCTAATTGGTTTATATTCCATTTTCCCACCTCACTACTTTTCTTCCTTAATCATTGTAATTGCTTTAGTTGGGCACTCATTAGCACAGATTCCACAACCCTTACAATAGTCGTAGTCAATTGCAACGTATCCGTCGGGTTTTATGTAAATTGCAGGCTCTGGACAGTATTTCCAACAAATATAACATTTTACACATTTCTCTTCATTAACAACAGGCTTAAATGTTCTCCAATCTCCGGTGGGGTTAACCAAAGTAGTTCCGAGGCTTATAGGAGCTTCAGGGTACTCGTCAACAGATTTTAGAACTATAGGTTTTGCTTCTTCTTTGGTTTTTCCAAATAGAGTGTTCACAACTTCTCACCTCATCAAATATTGGAAAGAAAGAGGTTAAAGCTCAAATACTTCTGTTTTTTCGTAAGCTTCTCTTGCAGCCCTTGCGTTCTTTTCACCAAGCTCCCCAGAGAATGTGTCTTTGATGGCTTCCTCTATGCTCTCAATCTTGACTAGCCCTGTGGCCTTTGCAACAGCTCCCAATATGGCAGTATTCGTAATGGGCAATCCAAGAATTTCAAGAGCTATCGTAGTTGCATCAACTATAGCGAGCTTCTTTGGCTTTTTCTTTAACTTTTCGAGAACTTCTTCTTTGCTCTTTTCTGTATTCACTATGACAATTCCCTCATCTTTAAGACCAGCAGTTACGTCTACAGCATCTAAGAGAGAGGGATCTAGCACAACAACAACGTCGGGTTCATAAATTTGAGTCTTTATCCTAATTGGTTTGTTGTCTATCCTTGTGAAAGCTGTTACTGGAGCTCCTCTTCTTTCAACTCCAAAGAATGGGAAAGCCTGCACGTATTTACCTTCTAGAAACGCTGCTTCAGCAAGAATGTTTGCAGCGGTAACTGCACCTTGACCTCCTCTACCGTGAAAGCGAACTTCTATCATCTTCAAACCTCCTTAAAATTTTTGAATTTAATTACGGGCATTTTTGGTTAAAGAAAATTAGTTTATTTAATTTTCGGTGTGTCCCGAAAACTTTCACGTCAATTGCAAAACCCTTGGTTTACAATATTAATATTGTTTTATCGACGATGAACGAAATAAAGTTAAGCTTTTACCGAAAGTCTTTTATAACTCCTCCTTTTTCTAGTAGGTGACACAGTAATTCCCAGGGGGAGGTTAAATGAGAAAGGTAATGAAGCCAATGAAAGACGTTGGTATTGTTGGGTATGGAGCATACGTGCCAATGTATAGGATAAGGAATGAAGAAATAGGAAGAGTATGGGGGGTCTCAAGCTTTCCGATAGAAGAAAAGGCTGTACCTGGGCTTGATGAAGACGCTATAACGATAGGAATAGAAGCTGCTAGAAACGCCTTAAAGAGAGCTAAGATAGATCCTCAAAAAATAAGGGCCATTTGGTTTGGTACTGAAAGTAAGCCCTATGCAGTAAAGCCTTCAGCTACAATAATAGCTGAAGCTATTGGTGCAACTCCAGATCTTGAAGCTGCTGATTTTGAATTCGCTTGTAAGGCTGGCACTGAGGCTCTGCAAGCTGCCATAGGTTTTGTAGGTTCGGGCATGGCTGAGTATGCAATGGCCATAGGTGCTGACACTGCCCAGGGAAGGCCCGGAGATCACTTAGAGTTCACAGCTGGGGCAGGAGGAGCAGCTTTCATTGTGGGAGAAAAGAGCAATGAGAGTGTAGCATATTTTGAGGGGAGCTACTCTTACGTTACAGACACTCCCGATTTCTGGAGAAGGCAACATGAACACTACCCCAGGCATGGAAACAGGTTTACTGGGGAGCCAGCATACTTCCACCATATAATTAATGCAGCCAAGACCCTTATGGAAGAGTTAGGCCTTAAGCCAAGTGACTTTGATTATGCAGTATTTCACCAACCAAATGTAAAGTTCCCATTGACAGTTGCTAAGATTCTTGGGATTCCTAAAGAGAAAGTTCTACCGGGATTGCTAACAGGGAGAATAGGAAATACATACAGCGGTGCAACAATGGTTGGAGTTTCTGCTGTTTTGGACATAGCAAAGCCCGGGGATAGAATTCTCTGGGTCTCGTTTGGTTCTGGAGCAGGAAGCAATGCATTTAGTATAGTTGTTCAGGATGCCATAGAGGAGAAGAGAGATTTAGCGCCAAAAGTTGAGGATTATGTGAAGAGGAGAAAAGTCATTGATTACGCTCTCTATGCAAAGGCTAGAAGAAAGTACATCTTGTAGAGGGGTGGGAGATATGAGAAAAGCAATAATAGTTGGAGTTGGAATGACTCCTGTTGGAGAACATTGGAGGTCTTCTCTTAGGGATTTAGCCGTCGAAGCAATTTTAAACGCGATGGATGATGCGGGAATTGACAAAGTTGATTCTCTATATGTTGGTAACATGGCATCTGGTTCATTCGTAGAGCAAGAAAACCTGGGAGCATTAATAGCTGATTGGGCTGGATTGGGGAATATTCCTGCCGTTAAAATTGAAGCTGCTTGTGCTTCTGGTGGAGCTGCAGTTCAAGAAGGTGCTAAAGCTGTGCTTAGTGGTCTTGAAGATGTAGTTTTAGTCGTTGGAGTAGAGAAGATGACAGATGCTTGGCCTAGTGATGCTACGAGATACTTGGGATATGCCGCTGATGCTGAGTGGGAGCTCTTCCATGGTGCCAGCTTTGTAGCTTTGAATGCTCTTATAATGAGACTTTACATGAACACTTACGGGTATAAGGAGGAGGATTTGGCACTATTTGCAGTTAATGCTCACGCAAATGGTGCAAAGAATCCCTATGCAATGTTTAAGAAGCCAATAACAGTTGAAACAGTTATGAAGAGTCCCTACATTGCTGATCCACTTAAGCTCTTCGATGCATCTCCAGTTTGTGACGGTGCTGCAGCAGTTATAATTACCACACCAGAGAAGGCTAAAGAGCTTGGTATTCCAAAGGACAAATGGATTGAGATTGCAGGAATGGGAAGGGCTATTGACACAATAAATCTGGCCAATAGAGAAGATTTCCTAACTTTAAAAGCAGCTACAATTGCAGCAGAAAGAGCTTATAAGATGGCCGGAGTTAAGCCTGAGGATGTTGACTTCTTTGAGGTCCACGATGCATTTACAGTTATGGCAGCATTAAGTCTAGAGGCGCTGGGAGTTGCAAAGAAGGGCGAAGGAGCTAAACTCGCAATTGAGGGTCAAATAGCAATTGACGGGGATTATCCAATCCAAACAATGGGTGGATTGAAAGCAAGAGGTCACCCAGTAGGAGCTACTGGGGTTTATCAGGTTGTAGAGGCTGTTCTCCAGCTAAGAGGAGAGGCTCCTGATGGGATTCAAGTTCCCGATGCTGAAGTGGGATTAACTCAGAATATTGGAGGTACTGGATCAAATATCACCGTTACTGTTTTGAGGAGGGTCTGAAATGGGGAAGCCGATGCAGGTTTCCAGGTATTGGAGACACTTTAGGGAGAAATACAGACTTATAGGTGGAAAGTGTGAAAATGGCCACCTTCTATTCCCCAAGAGACCAATCTGCCCAATTTGTGGAAGTAGAAACATTGAAGAATTTCAGTTTAGTGGAAAGGGGAAAGTTATAACATGGACTATAGTCAGAAACCCTCCAAGTGGCTTTGAGTACTACAAACCCTACCCATTGGCTTTAGTTCAGCTTGAGGAAGGGCCCGTTGTATTGGCTCAACTTACAGACGTAGAGCCTGAAGAAATCAAAGAAGGAATGGAAGTGGAGATGGTAACAAGAAAGATCAGAGAATTTGACGAAGATGGGCTAATTCTCTATGGATATAAGTTTAGACCCATCATAAAGAGTGAGTAACTTTTTAAACTTTCACTTTATTCCTTTTTTGATGTCTTCAGTTCTTATTGTTGCATTGGGAAATGAAGTCATGGGAGACGATGGAGTAGGGATTAAAATCGGGAGAGAATTGAAAAGGCAAGGGTACAAAGTAGAAGAACTTGGAACTGATATTTTCTCTCTCATGAGGGTTTATAACGGGGAGAATAAAGTAATTATAGTAGATGCTGTTCTTGGAGAGATCCCAGGTAAGGTCGTCTACTTTAAAGGAGAGGATATTTTCAAGAAGTTAAGGGCAGAAATTAGAAGTGCTCACTTTATGGGGGCAGTTGAGGGGTTAAAATTACTGTTAGAGGTTGACGAAAGACTTAAGAACGCTGAACTTCATTTTGTTGGGGTTACGATAAAGGAACCAAAATTGGGCCTAGAGTTAAGTGAAGAAGTTAAGCGAGCAATTCCAAGAGCTATGGAACTAATATTGTCAATAATTAGGGAAGGTGAGTAAGGTGAATATTTTAATCCCGCTCCTCCTGGGAATTATTATTGGGTACATTCTTAGAGAAAGGAGGAAGAAAATTGATACGGAACTTCTTATGAGTGTATCTGTTCTTGTTTTAATCTTCCTAATGGGAGTGAGAACTGGGAATGTTAAAATAGATGCGACTAAAGTCTTGCTTTACTCTATAGCAATTATGATATCAACTATAGCAGGTAGCTTAATCTTTGCAAAGATATTTTGGAGGGAGAAATCATGAAATTCATGATTCTATCCCTGATAAGCTTCACTATGGGGTGGATTGGAGGAAAAGTTGGAATTAAAGCCGGGAACTTATACGAGTGGGCCTTGTATGTTTTGATTTTTGTAATTGGCCTAGAAATTGGATTAAACGGTAGAATTAGCGAACTTAGGGACAAATTTAATGCAAAAATACTGCTAATGCCCTTACTCACATTAATGGGCTCCATGGTGGGAGGAGTTCTAATTGGAATAATCCTCACGATACCCATAAGATGGAGTGTCGCCATAGCATCTGGAGTGGGATGGTACTCCCTTACAGGCCCAGTTTTGGCTAAATATTCAGAATTTTATGGAGTAGTTGGTTTTCTTGCAAACTTTTTGAGGGAAATTTTTACTGTGCTGTTTTACCCCACCATTGCCAGAATAGTTGGAAAAGAAGTAGCCATAAGTATTGGGGGAGCAACAACAATGGACTCTACGCTGCCGGTTATAGTGAAGTTCGGAGGAAGAGACGTCATGATAATTGCCTTTGTTCATGGTTTTATCTTAAGTTTAATAGTTCCAATTCTTACTCCAACCCTAGCATCTCTAGCTGCGAGGGGATAATATGAGGGTCCCACTTCTCATTCTCCTATTTCTTGTACTTACTTCTGGTTGCATAGCCCCCTCAACTCCTTCTTTCACCCAAACACCTACTTGTTTAGAGCAAGAAAAGGATCTCAACAAAGCAATTAAATGCTACTTAGAGGATCCAAGAGAAATTAAAGCCCTAACAAATTTATCCAAATCTCTTAAAGGTCCCAATGAAGAGTGGACAATATGGAATATCTTAAAGTGGGAAGAAGAAAACCTCAAATATGATGACAACAAACCAACAAACTACATTCTTAGGCCAAGCGAATTCTTAGTAAAAAGAAAAGGGGTTTGCACAGATTACACCGTTCTTACCCTTGGGCTTCTCTTAACTTTAAATTACTCCCAAGTTGGCTTTATGATAGTGCACTATGCTGAAAGTACAACTCTCCATTCTACTGCAATTGCTAATGTTTCAGGAACTCTATTTGTTTTAGATCAGAAGCTTCCACCTTTAGATTTAGGAAGTTATATTGTAGAGAGTGGAAAAGCCGGAAAACTCATAACACAGGGAGAGCTTTATTATGTGAGTAAATCTAACGGAAGTATTATCATTGAAGGACCAACAATTCTAGGAGCTAATGATTTCATTAGGCAGGACTATAAAATTGATGAGCAAGAACTAAAAAGCATTGAAATTGCTCTAAAAACTATGATAGCGCAGAGAAGCAAGTTATCTCAAGTTTATGAACTTAAATATTCACTTCCCAGGGGGTTTAAGGAGCGGAGAGCCTGGATACTTAAAATTCCCAGGTTTAGAGTTATCTATAATCCTATTTTTAAGGAGCAATATTTGGAGACAATTATCTACCATATCTTAGAAGACGAAGAAATTAAAGAGCACATTAAAACTGCAACAGGGTTTTACTTGGAAGTTACAACTGAACAAGAAGACTTAATAATCAAATTCTACTTAGCAAAACAATATATCTATAAGGGTCACAACAAAAATAGGGGATAAAGAACTACTAGGCTTTATACAGGAGATGAAGTATGGAAGGATTCTCCCATTATTGAAGCAAATGGGACACTAGATGAACTAACAAGCTTCCTTGGAGAGGCCAGGCACTACGTGGATAAAGAGTTCCAACAAATTATAGACAAGATCCAAGAAGATTTGTACAAGATAATGGGAGAGATTGGGAGCAAGGGAAAGATTCAGGGAATTTCTAAGGAAGATGTAGAGTGGATCGAATCTTTAATAAAAACTTACGTGGAAAAAATAGAAATAAGAAGCTTTGTTCTCCCAGGAAGCACGCTTTCAAGTGCAAAACTCGATATATGCAGAACAATAGCAAGAAGAGCTGAGAGAAGATTGGCCACAGTTTTAAGGGAGTACGGACTAGGAAAGCTATCTCTCATTTATGTAAATAGACTAAGTGACCTCCTATATTTAATGGCTAGGTATATCGAAATTAAAGAAGGAAAGCTGAGGGAGGTAAAGAGATGAAGGTCATAGGAATATTAGGAGGGATGGGCCCTTTAGCTACGGTGGAGCTTTTTAAGAGGATTGTGGAAAAAACACCCGCTAAGAGGGATCAGGATCATCCCAAAATAATCATTTACAATAATCCCCAAATTCCAGATAGAACAGCCTACATTTTAGGAAGGGGAGAAGATCCAAGACCACAACTCATATGGACGGCTAAAAAATTGGAAAAATGTGGAGCAGATTTCATAGTAATGCCTTGCAATACTGCCCATGCCTTTATTGATGACATTAGGAGGGAAGTTGGCATTCCAGTGATAAGTATGATTGAAGAGACTGCAAAGAGAATAGCCTCCCTGGGAATAAAGAAGGCAGGTTTACTAGCCACCACAGGGACTATAGTAAGTGGTGTGTACCACAAAGAGCTCGAGAAGTATGGACTTGAAATTCTAACTCCCACTGAAGAAGAACAAGAGTTAGTCATGAAGGGGATTTACGAAGGCGTAAAAGCTGGTAATTTAGATCTTGGAAGAAACCTTCTTCTTCAAATTGCGAGGATTTTAGAAGAGAGAGGGGCAGAGGCAATAATTGCGGGATGTACAGAAGTTAGTGTAGTTATAAAAGAAAGCGACCTTAGAGTTA contains:
- a CDS encoding hydrogenase maturation protease, yielding MSSVLIVALGNEVMGDDGVGIKIGRELKRQGYKVEELGTDIFSLMRVYNGENKVIIVDAVLGEIPGKVVYFKGEDIFKKLRAEIRSAHFMGAVEGLKLLLEVDERLKNAELHFVGVTIKEPKLGLELSEEVKRAIPRAMELILSIIREGE
- a CDS encoding aspartate racemase, whose product is MKVIGILGGMGPLATVELFKRIVEKTPAKRDQDHPKIIIYNNPQIPDRTAYILGRGEDPRPQLIWTAKKLEKCGADFIVMPCNTAHAFIDDIRREVGIPVISMIEETAKRIASLGIKKAGLLATTGTIVSGVYHKELEKYGLEILTPTEEEQELVMKGIYEGVKAGNLDLGRNLLLQIARILEERGAEAIIAGCTEVSVVIKESDLRVMLIDPMNVIAEVAVKMALEE
- a CDS encoding thiolase domain-containing protein, with the protein product MRKAIIVGVGMTPVGEHWRSSLRDLAVEAILNAMDDAGIDKVDSLYVGNMASGSFVEQENLGALIADWAGLGNIPAVKIEAACASGGAAVQEGAKAVLSGLEDVVLVVGVEKMTDAWPSDATRYLGYAADAEWELFHGASFVALNALIMRLYMNTYGYKEEDLALFAVNAHANGAKNPYAMFKKPITVETVMKSPYIADPLKLFDASPVCDGAAAVIITTPEKAKELGIPKDKWIEIAGMGRAIDTINLANREDFLTLKAATIAAERAYKMAGVKPEDVDFFEVHDAFTVMAALSLEALGVAKKGEGAKLAIEGQIAIDGDYPIQTMGGLKARGHPVGATGVYQVVEAVLQLRGEAPDGIQVPDAEVGLTQNIGGTGSNITVTVLRRV
- a CDS encoding pyruvate/ketoisovalerate ferredoxin oxidoreductase subunit gamma, yielding MIEVRFHGRGGQGAVTAANILAEAAFLEGKYVQAFPFFGVERRGAPVTAFTRIDNKPIRIKTQIYEPDVVVVLDPSLLDAVDVTAGLKDEGIVIVNTEKSKEEVLEKLKKKPKKLAIVDATTIALEILGLPITNTAILGAVAKATGLVKIESIEEAIKDTFSGELGEKNARAAREAYEKTEVFEL
- a CDS encoding membrane protein encodes the protein MNILIPLLLGIIIGYILRERRKKIDTELLMSVSVLVLIFLMGVRTGNVKIDATKVLLYSIAIMISTIAGSLIFAKIFWREKS
- a CDS encoding Zn-ribbon domain-containing OB-fold protein; this translates as MGKPMQVSRYWRHFREKYRLIGGKCENGHLLFPKRPICPICGSRNIEEFQFSGKGKVITWTIVRNPPSGFEYYKPYPLALVQLEEGPVVLAQLTDVEPEEIKEGMEVEMVTRKIREFDEDGLILYGYKFRPIIKSE
- a CDS encoding lysine exporter LysO family protein → MKFMILSLISFTMGWIGGKVGIKAGNLYEWALYVLIFVIGLEIGLNGRISELRDKFNAKILLMPLLTLMGSMVGGVLIGIILTIPIRWSVAIASGVGWYSLTGPVLAKYSEFYGVVGFLANFLREIFTVLFYPTIARIVGKEVAISIGGATTMDSTLPVIVKFGGRDVMIIAFVHGFILSLIVPILTPTLASLAARG
- a CDS encoding transglutaminase-like domain-containing protein; protein product: MRVPLLILLFLVLTSGCIAPSTPSFTQTPTCLEQEKDLNKAIKCYLEDPREIKALTNLSKSLKGPNEEWTIWNILKWEEENLKYDDNKPTNYILRPSEFLVKRKGVCTDYTVLTLGLLLTLNYSQVGFMIVHYAESTTLHSTAIANVSGTLFVLDQKLPPLDLGSYIVESGKAGKLITQGELYYVSKSNGSIIIEGPTILGANDFIRQDYKIDEQELKSIEIALKTMIAQRSKLSQVYELKYSLPRGFKERRAWILKIPRFRVIYNPIFKEQYLETIIYHILEDEEIKEHIKTATGFYLEVTTEQEDLIIKFYLAKQYIYKGHNKNRG
- a CDS encoding 3-methyl-2-oxobutanoate dehydrogenase subunit delta, with product MNTLFGKTKEEAKPIVLKSVDEYPEAPISLGTTLVNPTGDWRTFKPVVNEEKCVKCYICWKYCPEPAIYIKPDGYVAIDYDYCKGCGICANECPTKAITMIKEEK
- a CDS encoding hydroxymethylglutaryl-CoA synthase, yielding MRKVMKPMKDVGIVGYGAYVPMYRIRNEEIGRVWGVSSFPIEEKAVPGLDEDAITIGIEAARNALKRAKIDPQKIRAIWFGTESKPYAVKPSATIIAEAIGATPDLEAADFEFACKAGTEALQAAIGFVGSGMAEYAMAIGADTAQGRPGDHLEFTAGAGGAAFIVGEKSNESVAYFEGSYSYVTDTPDFWRRQHEHYPRHGNRFTGEPAYFHHIINAAKTLMEELGLKPSDFDYAVFHQPNVKFPLTVAKILGIPKEKVLPGLLTGRIGNTYSGATMVGVSAVLDIAKPGDRILWVSFGSGAGSNAFSIVVQDAIEEKRDLAPKVEDYVKRRKVIDYALYAKARRKYIL